One genomic region from Conexibacter woesei DSM 14684 encodes:
- the metE gene encoding 5-methyltetrahydropteroyltriglutamate--homocysteine S-methyltransferase: MARSAVLGLPRIGPDRELKFALESYWAGRTGAAELQETARGLRAASWRRAQAAGLDVIPSGEFSLYDHVLDTAWALGAIPQRFGDAGRDRSELAGYFALARGTADARPLEMTKWFDTNYHYLVPELHPGQTFALDASHWLTQFHEAGALGVQTRPVVLGPFSFLLLSKGLDRPLDLLETLVPVYGQLVRELAAAGVRELQLDEPALALDRAPGELDAFERAFRALAVEAAEAGVEIALATYFAGLDTSGALERVLALGAAEVHLDLVRAPSQLEPALAALAALGGASRTRLSLGVLDGRNVWAADLDVALDRIDRATAALGSDRVTIAPSCSLLHVPYTAAREDGIDPEVRGWLAFAAEKLDELRTLHAAAGAVKRDALLAPAREAISSRRTSKHTNDPAVRERAGALSTADYDRAAPYPERRAAQRERVPLPDLPSTTIGSYPQTPEIRAKRRELRAGAIDEAAYERFLEGEIDHVVEVQERLGLDVLVHGEPERNDMVEYFGERLAGFAFSAAGWVQSYGSRCVKPPILYGDVSRPRPMTVRWWQYAQSRTAKPMKGMLTGPVTILQWSFVRDDQPRQETATQIALAIQDEVLDLERAGAFAIQVDEAALREGLPLQRAQQDEYVRWAVDSFRLTVAPARPDTQVHTHMCYSEFTEIMEHIVRLDADVISIEASRSDMDVLDAFTGAHGIEYPNEIGPGVYDIHSPRVPSPEEVERLLELAESRVGRERLWVNPDCGLKTRRWEEVLPALEAMMEAAKRRRAAAPARV, translated from the coding sequence ATGGCACGATCTGCCGTCCTTGGGCTTCCCCGCATCGGGCCCGACCGCGAGCTGAAGTTCGCGCTGGAGTCGTACTGGGCGGGCCGCACCGGCGCCGCCGAGCTGCAGGAGACCGCGCGCGGGCTGCGCGCGGCGAGCTGGCGCCGCGCGCAGGCCGCGGGCCTCGACGTGATCCCCTCGGGGGAGTTCAGCCTCTACGACCACGTGCTCGACACGGCGTGGGCGCTCGGCGCGATCCCGCAGCGGTTCGGCGACGCCGGCCGCGACCGCTCCGAACTCGCCGGCTACTTCGCGCTCGCGCGCGGGACCGCCGACGCGCGGCCGCTGGAGATGACGAAGTGGTTCGACACGAACTACCACTACCTCGTGCCGGAGCTGCATCCCGGCCAGACCTTCGCGCTCGACGCGTCGCACTGGCTGACGCAGTTCCACGAGGCCGGCGCGCTCGGCGTCCAGACGCGGCCGGTCGTGCTCGGCCCGTTCAGCTTCCTGCTGCTGTCGAAGGGGCTCGACCGCCCGCTCGACCTGCTGGAGACGCTGGTGCCGGTCTACGGCCAGCTCGTGCGCGAGCTGGCCGCGGCCGGCGTGCGCGAGCTGCAGCTCGACGAGCCGGCGCTCGCGCTCGACCGTGCGCCCGGCGAGCTGGACGCGTTCGAGCGCGCCTTCCGCGCGCTCGCCGTGGAGGCGGCCGAAGCGGGGGTGGAGATCGCGTTGGCGACGTACTTCGCCGGCCTCGACACGAGCGGCGCGCTGGAGCGCGTGCTCGCGCTCGGCGCCGCTGAAGTCCACCTCGACCTCGTGCGCGCGCCGTCGCAGCTGGAGCCGGCGCTGGCGGCGCTCGCCGCGCTCGGGGGCGCGTCGCGCACGCGCCTCAGTCTCGGCGTGCTCGACGGTCGCAACGTCTGGGCCGCCGATCTCGACGTCGCGCTCGACCGGATCGACCGTGCGACCGCGGCGCTCGGCTCCGACCGCGTCACGATCGCGCCGTCCTGCTCGCTGCTGCACGTGCCCTACACGGCCGCGCGCGAGGACGGGATCGACCCGGAGGTGCGCGGCTGGCTCGCGTTCGCGGCCGAGAAGCTCGACGAGCTGCGCACGCTCCACGCGGCCGCCGGCGCGGTCAAGCGCGACGCGCTGCTGGCGCCCGCGCGCGAGGCGATCTCCAGCCGCCGGACGTCGAAGCACACGAACGACCCGGCCGTGCGCGAGCGCGCCGGGGCGCTGAGCACGGCCGACTACGATCGCGCCGCGCCGTACCCCGAGCGCCGCGCCGCGCAGCGCGAGCGCGTGCCGCTGCCGGACCTGCCGAGCACGACGATCGGCTCCTACCCGCAGACCCCGGAGATCCGCGCCAAGCGCCGCGAGCTGCGCGCGGGCGCGATCGACGAGGCGGCGTACGAGCGCTTCCTGGAGGGCGAGATCGACCACGTCGTCGAGGTCCAGGAGCGGCTCGGGCTCGACGTGCTCGTGCACGGCGAGCCGGAGCGCAACGACATGGTCGAGTACTTCGGCGAGCGGCTCGCCGGCTTCGCCTTCTCGGCCGCCGGCTGGGTGCAGTCGTACGGGTCCCGCTGCGTCAAGCCGCCGATCCTCTACGGCGACGTCTCGCGCCCGCGGCCGATGACGGTGCGCTGGTGGCAGTACGCGCAGTCGCGCACCGCGAAGCCGATGAAAGGGATGCTGACCGGACCGGTGACGATCCTGCAGTGGTCGTTCGTGCGCGACGACCAGCCGCGGCAGGAGACGGCGACGCAGATCGCGCTCGCGATCCAGGACGAGGTGCTCGACCTGGAGCGGGCCGGCGCGTTCGCGATCCAGGTCGACGAGGCGGCGCTGCGCGAGGGGCTGCCGCTCCAGCGCGCACAGCAGGACGAGTACGTGCGCTGGGCGGTCGACAGCTTCCGGCTGACGGTCGCGCCGGCGCGGCCGGACACCCAGGTCCACACGCACATGTGCTACTCCGAATTCACGGAGATCATGGAGCACATCGTGCGGCTCGACGCCGACGTGATCTCGATCGAGGCGTCGCGCTCGGACATGGACGTGCTCGACGCGTTCACGGGCGCGCACGGGATCGAGTACCCGAACGAGATCGGCCCCGGCGTCTACGACATCCACTCCCCGCGCGTCCCGTCGCCGGAGGAGGTCGAGCGGCTGCTGGAGCTGGCCGAGTCGCGCGTCGGCCGCGAGCGGCTGTGGGTCAACCCCGACTGCGGCCTGAAGACGCGCCGCTGGGAGGAGGTCCTGCCGGCGCTGGAGGCGATGATGGAGGCCGCGAAGCGACGACGGGCGGCTGCGCCCGCTCGCGTCTAG
- a CDS encoding uroporphyrinogen decarboxylase/cobalamine-independent methonine synthase family protein, with amino-acid sequence MPLLDRLPAWCTSGVGSLPHADPRAAAAHAVAAYELPFCPQLPAVEGDMVAEWLGADPRRCGWSPARDRERPPAWEALLERLDRTPPAHGIVKLQVTGPATLACALERERGGAASRAAALALAHELAAWLAANAAGQVRQLAARGLDALLVVDEPALHLFGTRGVEAAWDPLRAVAPAWGLHLCCAVPWDLVERAQPDLLSFDLALAPVDRRAAEGLRRLVARGGRIAWGALAVHRDEHAEEALARLRPALARVAAGGARGDVADALAARSLLTASCGSGRMSLRRELELADALRDVAGALRGGRRLRRAA; translated from the coding sequence GTGCCCCTGCTCGACCGGCTCCCGGCGTGGTGCACGTCGGGGGTCGGGTCGCTGCCGCACGCCGATCCGCGCGCGGCGGCCGCGCACGCGGTCGCGGCGTACGAGCTGCCGTTCTGCCCGCAGCTGCCGGCAGTCGAGGGCGACATGGTCGCCGAGTGGCTCGGCGCCGACCCGCGCCGCTGCGGCTGGTCGCCGGCGCGCGACCGCGAGCGGCCGCCGGCGTGGGAGGCGCTGCTGGAACGGCTCGATCGGACGCCGCCCGCGCACGGGATCGTGAAGCTGCAGGTGACCGGGCCGGCGACGCTCGCGTGCGCGCTGGAGCGCGAGCGCGGCGGCGCCGCCTCGCGCGCGGCGGCGCTGGCGCTCGCGCACGAGCTGGCCGCGTGGCTTGCGGCCAACGCCGCCGGCCAGGTGCGCCAGCTCGCGGCGCGCGGGCTCGACGCGCTGCTGGTCGTCGACGAGCCGGCGCTGCACCTGTTCGGCACGCGCGGGGTGGAGGCGGCGTGGGATCCGCTGCGCGCGGTCGCGCCGGCGTGGGGGCTGCACCTCTGCTGCGCGGTGCCGTGGGACCTCGTCGAGCGCGCGCAGCCGGACCTGCTGTCGTTCGACCTCGCGCTCGCGCCGGTCGACCGCCGCGCCGCCGAGGGGCTGCGGCGACTGGTCGCGCGCGGCGGGCGGATTGCGTGGGGCGCGCTCGCCGTTCACCGCGACGAGCATGCCGAGGAGGCGCTGGCGCGGCTGCGGCCGGCGCTGGCACGGGTCGCGGCGGGCGGCGCGCGCGGGGACGTCGCCGACGCGCTCGCCGCCCGCTCGCTGCTGACCGCCTCGTGCGGCAGCGGGCGGATGTCGCTGCGGCGCGAGCTGGAGCTCGCGGACGCGCTGCGCGACGTGGCCGGAGCGCTGCGCGGCGGGCGGCGCCTGCGGCGCGCCGCGTGA
- a CDS encoding HAD-IC family P-type ATPase: MTGTDIERDTRPAGLTQAEAERRLRERGPLPEQATSRSYRSIVVANTFTIFNLILAVFGAATIAFGNPKDALFLGILVANTAIGSFQEIRAKRALDKLAALVAPHATVVRDGEPRRLPIADVVVGDLVRVRAGDQVVADGTLVTSEGLALDESNLTGESEAVDGEPGRGVFSGSFVVEGEGAFEATAVGPDSRAARLAETARAFRHPRSPLEKAMDRLLIILVGVMVPLALGLGISLAVRDVSQAQAVETLTAAVVNIVPEGLILLVSLTAAVSAAKMARRGVLAQQLNAIESLASVSVMCTDKTGTLTEAALRVVATVPADGVGEEDLRTALGRFAASAPSRNGTLDAVHDAQLAGDDAEVEPSAQVPFSSRRRWSALELSGERFVLGAPEALLDGAVAGGGAAGGGAGAAAGGGVAGAAGGVAGGDAALRERAASEAATGRRVLALVGADGPLPRAAADAPLPDGVRPLGIVVLAERLRNDADRTVAFFGSEDVALKVVSGDNPSTVGAIARDAGIPAQSDALDGGRLPAADEDLLAAVRAAPAIGRISPEDKARVVRVLADAGEYVGMLGDGVNDVPALKQARLAIAQGSGTQMARSVSDLVLVSGEFGEVPRMVHEGRQILRNIQRVARLFVTKALFTAFLLLTIAIPSGVFPLLPRQFTLTSSLTIGIPAFFLALAPSTGPWRPEGFLKAIARFSLPAGLATGVGILSAYLLSRHVFDASLTEARSVTAATVVTAGLAIVMVLEDEPGKRRLAVGGLCALMALCYVLVAAIPAGRDFFDLADPTGGMAGAWAIGSAISLVLLAVALRVVRVLDARAEAEGAGVAS, translated from the coding sequence GTGACGGGCACGGACATCGAGCGCGACACGCGGCCGGCCGGCCTGACGCAGGCCGAGGCCGAGCGCCGGCTGCGCGAGCGCGGGCCGCTGCCCGAGCAGGCGACGAGCCGCTCCTACCGCTCGATCGTCGTCGCCAACACCTTCACGATCTTCAACCTGATCCTCGCGGTCTTCGGCGCGGCGACGATAGCGTTCGGCAACCCGAAGGACGCGCTCTTCCTCGGGATCCTCGTCGCGAACACGGCGATCGGCTCCTTCCAGGAGATCCGCGCCAAGCGCGCGCTCGACAAGCTCGCCGCGCTCGTCGCGCCGCACGCGACGGTCGTGCGCGACGGCGAGCCGCGCAGACTGCCGATCGCCGACGTCGTCGTGGGAGACCTCGTGCGCGTGCGCGCGGGCGACCAGGTCGTCGCCGACGGCACGCTCGTGACGAGCGAGGGGCTCGCGCTCGACGAGTCGAACCTGACCGGCGAGTCGGAGGCCGTCGACGGCGAGCCGGGCCGCGGCGTCTTCTCCGGCTCGTTCGTCGTCGAGGGCGAGGGCGCGTTCGAGGCTACCGCCGTCGGCCCCGACAGCCGCGCCGCGAGACTGGCCGAGACGGCGCGCGCCTTCCGCCATCCGCGCTCGCCGCTGGAGAAGGCGATGGACCGGCTGCTGATCATCCTCGTCGGTGTGATGGTGCCGCTGGCGCTGGGACTCGGGATCTCGCTGGCGGTGCGCGACGTCAGCCAGGCGCAGGCGGTCGAGACGCTGACGGCCGCCGTCGTCAACATCGTGCCGGAGGGGCTGATCCTGCTCGTCAGCCTCACCGCCGCGGTCTCAGCCGCGAAGATGGCCCGCCGCGGCGTGCTCGCGCAGCAGCTCAACGCGATCGAGTCGCTCGCGTCGGTCTCGGTCATGTGCACCGACAAGACCGGCACGCTGACCGAGGCGGCGCTGCGCGTCGTCGCGACGGTGCCGGCCGACGGCGTCGGGGAGGAGGACCTGCGCACCGCGCTCGGCCGCTTCGCCGCCAGCGCCCCGTCGCGCAACGGCACGCTCGACGCCGTCCACGACGCGCAGCTCGCCGGCGACGACGCGGAGGTCGAGCCGAGCGCGCAGGTCCCGTTCTCCTCGCGCCGCCGCTGGAGCGCGCTGGAGCTGAGCGGCGAGCGGTTCGTGCTCGGCGCGCCGGAGGCGCTGTTGGACGGCGCGGTCGCCGGCGGCGGCGCGGCCGGCGGCGGGGCCGGCGCGGCGGCGGGCGGCGGCGTGGCCGGCGCGGCGGGCGGCGTGGCCGGCGGGGACGCCGCGCTGCGCGAGCGCGCCGCCTCCGAGGCCGCGACCGGCCGCCGCGTGCTCGCGCTCGTCGGCGCCGACGGCCCGCTGCCGAGAGCGGCCGCCGACGCTCCGCTGCCCGACGGCGTCCGGCCGCTCGGGATCGTCGTGCTGGCCGAGCGGCTGCGCAACGACGCCGACCGCACGGTCGCGTTCTTCGGCTCCGAGGATGTCGCGCTGAAGGTCGTCTCGGGCGACAACCCGTCGACGGTCGGCGCGATCGCACGCGATGCCGGGATCCCCGCCCAGTCGGACGCGCTCGACGGCGGCAGACTGCCCGCGGCCGACGAGGACCTGCTCGCGGCGGTGCGCGCCGCGCCTGCGATTGGCCGCATCTCGCCGGAGGACAAGGCGCGGGTCGTGCGGGTGCTGGCGGACGCCGGCGAGTACGTCGGCATGCTCGGCGACGGCGTCAACGACGTGCCCGCGCTGAAGCAGGCGCGGCTGGCGATCGCGCAGGGCAGCGGCACGCAGATGGCGCGCTCGGTCTCCGACCTCGTGCTCGTCTCGGGCGAGTTCGGCGAGGTCCCGCGGATGGTCCACGAGGGCCGTCAAATCCTGCGCAACATCCAGCGCGTCGCGCGGCTGTTCGTGACGAAGGCGCTGTTCACCGCGTTCCTGCTGCTGACGATCGCGATCCCGAGCGGCGTCTTCCCGCTGCTGCCGCGCCAGTTCACGCTCACCTCGTCGCTGACGATCGGCATCCCCGCCTTCTTCCTCGCGCTCGCGCCCTCGACCGGCCCGTGGCGGCCGGAGGGCTTCCTGAAGGCGATCGCGCGCTTCTCGCTGCCGGCCGGACTGGCGACCGGCGTCGGGATCCTGTCCGCCTACCTGCTCTCGCGCCACGTCTTCGACGCCTCGCTGACGGAGGCCCGCAGCGTCACCGCCGCGACCGTCGTGACCGCCGGTCTGGCGATCGTGATGGTGCTGGAGGACGAGCCCGGCAAGCGCCGGCTCGCCGTCGGCGGCCTCTGCGCGCTGATGGCGCTCTGCTACGTGCTCGTCGCCGCGATACCGGCCGGCCGCGACTTCTTCGACCTCGCCGACCCGACCGGCGGGATGGCCGGCGCGTGGGCGATCGGCTCCGCGATCTCGCTGGTGCTGCTTGCGGTCGCCCTGCGCGTCGTGAGAGTGCTCGACGCGCGCGCCGAGGCTGAGGGCGCGGGCGTCGCCTCCTAG
- a CDS encoding DUF2149 domain-containing protein, whose protein sequence is MSRIGLGRHGNLDDNAGDPLDGLVNLFDVGIVLAVAFLIAGLGMTASARRATPSRQQAQQQRRLPSPSSAPPATGRGREVGTVYRLADGRLVYVEDPARAP, encoded by the coding sequence ATGAGCCGCATCGGGCTCGGCCGTCACGGCAACCTCGACGACAACGCCGGGGATCCGCTCGACGGTCTCGTCAACCTCTTCGACGTCGGCATCGTGCTCGCCGTCGCGTTCCTGATCGCCGGTCTCGGCATGACCGCGAGCGCGAGAAGAGCGACGCCGTCCAGACAGCAGGCCCAGCAGCAGAGAAGGCTGCCGAGCCCGAGCAGCGCGCCGCCGGCGACCGGCAGAGGCAGAGAGGTCGGCACCGTCTACCGGCTGGCCGACGGCCGGCTCGTCTACGTCGAGGATCCCGCCAGAGCGCCGTGA
- a CDS encoding MotA/TolQ/ExbB proton channel family protein, translating into MTIETFVLAASLHESLGDALARIVSVLAIPVLLLAIVALLICAAETGRFATELWQRRMGERRAPLRALAAEAVAQPGRAAELAQSAPTVFAGAAVRGLAAAVSARRPQAAEDALADYELAVQKRLDRTRMLVRAGPALGLMGTLIPLAPGLKALSDGDMSQLATDLRIAFAATVVGLLVGTVAFALTLTRTRMYTEDLMALERAATAATAATAQVPPPAHAATAPPVATSEPIA; encoded by the coding sequence ATGACCATCGAAACGTTCGTCCTCGCCGCATCGCTGCACGAGAGCCTCGGCGACGCGCTCGCGCGGATCGTCTCCGTGCTCGCGATCCCCGTGCTGCTGCTCGCGATCGTCGCGCTGCTCATCTGCGCGGCCGAGACGGGGCGCTTCGCGACGGAGCTGTGGCAGCGGCGGATGGGCGAGCGCCGTGCGCCGCTGCGCGCGCTCGCCGCCGAGGCGGTCGCGCAGCCGGGCCGCGCCGCCGAGCTGGCGCAGTCCGCACCGACCGTCTTCGCCGGGGCCGCGGTGCGCGGGCTCGCGGCCGCCGTCTCCGCCCGGCGCCCGCAGGCCGCCGAGGACGCGCTCGCCGACTACGAGCTGGCGGTCCAGAAGCGGCTGGACCGCACGCGGATGCTCGTCCGCGCCGGTCCCGCGCTCGGTCTGATGGGGACGCTGATCCCGCTCGCCCCCGGCCTCAAGGCGCTCAGCGACGGCGACATGTCGCAGCTCGCGACCGACCTGCGGATCGCATTCGCCGCGACCGTCGTCGGGCTGCTCGTCGGCACCGTCGCGTTCGCGCTGACGCTGACGCGCACGCGCATGTACACCGAGGACCTGATGGCGCTGGAACGTGCAGCGACGGCGGCGACGGCCGCGACGGCGCAGGTGCCGCCGCCGGCGCACGCGGCGACTGCGCCTCCCGTGGCGACCAGCGAGCCGATCGCATGA
- a CDS encoding prenyltransferase/squalene oxidase repeat-containing protein, whose protein sequence is MASPRRRRRLRLRLVPLLAAVAGAALLCAAGVGLLLAPAHAPAKPAPDATNQSRLDKTVRYVQRMQNKDGGYSIVPGRPSDVGFSAWMAFAVAAYDINPREQFLPNGWDVVTYLQRNAGALSVTTDYERTLLVTVAAGTDPRSFGGVDLIERLASRRLPDGSFTHIAGGTAPGVNDTIFAILSLALVDDPLAKSMVQGALGATLRHQNDDGSWPSFQVGAPGDADMTGAAIQALNAIGQHDTEAESRALRWLSDNQHADGGIGAVAGADSNASSSAWVAQGLWAAGIDPRGWTRGGNSVLDYLASMQQEDGSVMQSASAGLLNPGFVTAYCAPAFAGQPLPIPPVPFTGRYPNPTDDDPPPVNDGDGTGGGSGGFDAAKGGGVIAGGGGKGAANFSRPRRGSRGRTAGGVRRVRQRRTARRTRTDRRDTSPAPEVVRGEQEATAPERRDRRDERDRRERPRTPTAAPNEQETMTASSTGDHDDGAVASGGAADRAGGGGSADLSGDTARAGGSRGRANSGGAVGGPLRSQADAAAEDAEVSGVVVGGDGASSAARGDDRAAAYGLRGAQAGGETAPWVAVGLGGALLLCAGGGGLFEWRRPEITA, encoded by the coding sequence ATGGCGTCGCCGCGACGCCGTAGGCGACTGCGCCTCCGCCTCGTTCCGCTGCTCGCGGCGGTGGCGGGCGCCGCGCTGCTGTGCGCCGCCGGGGTCGGGCTGCTGCTCGCGCCCGCGCACGCTCCTGCCAAGCCGGCGCCTGACGCGACCAACCAGTCGCGCCTCGACAAGACCGTCCGCTACGTGCAGAGAATGCAGAACAAGGACGGCGGCTACTCGATCGTGCCCGGCAGACCGTCCGACGTCGGCTTCAGCGCCTGGATGGCATTCGCGGTCGCCGCCTACGACATCAACCCGCGCGAGCAGTTCCTGCCGAACGGCTGGGACGTCGTCACGTACCTGCAGCGCAACGCCGGCGCGCTGTCGGTGACGACCGACTACGAGCGCACGCTGCTCGTCACGGTCGCGGCCGGCACGGACCCGCGGTCGTTCGGCGGGGTCGACCTGATCGAACGGCTGGCGAGCCGGAGATTGCCCGACGGCTCGTTCACCCACATCGCGGGCGGCACGGCGCCGGGCGTCAACGACACGATCTTCGCGATCCTCTCGCTTGCGCTGGTCGACGATCCACTGGCGAAGAGCATGGTCCAGGGTGCGCTCGGGGCGACGCTCAGACACCAGAACGACGACGGCAGCTGGCCGAGCTTTCAGGTCGGCGCGCCCGGCGACGCCGACATGACCGGCGCCGCGATCCAGGCGCTGAACGCGATCGGACAGCACGACACCGAGGCCGAGTCGAGAGCGCTCAGATGGCTGAGCGACAACCAGCACGCCGACGGCGGCATCGGCGCCGTCGCGGGGGCGGATTCGAACGCCTCGTCGAGCGCCTGGGTCGCGCAGGGGCTGTGGGCCGCCGGCATCGACCCGCGCGGATGGACGAGAGGCGGGAACAGCGTGCTCGACTACCTCGCGAGCATGCAGCAGGAGGACGGCTCGGTGATGCAGAGCGCCTCCGCCGGGCTCCTGAACCCGGGCTTCGTGACCGCCTACTGCGCCCCCGCCTTCGCCGGCCAGCCGCTGCCGATCCCACCTGTGCCGTTCACCGGCCGCTACCCGAACCCGACCGACGACGACCCCCCGCCCGTGAACGACGGCGACGGGACGGGCGGCGGGAGCGGCGGCTTCGACGCGGCGAAGGGCGGCGGCGTGATCGCCGGCGGCGGCGGGAAGGGCGCGGCGAACTTCAGCCGCCCGAGACGCGGCAGCCGCGGCAGAACGGCCGGCGGCGTGCGGCGCGTGCGCCAGCGCAGGACCGCCCGCCGCACGCGCACCGACCGGCGCGACACGTCGCCCGCGCCGGAGGTCGTGCGCGGCGAGCAGGAGGCGACGGCGCCCGAGCGGCGCGACCGGCGCGACGAGCGCGATCGGCGCGAGCGCCCACGCACGCCGACGGCCGCGCCGAACGAGCAGGAGACGATGACGGCGAGCAGCACGGGCGATCACGACGACGGCGCGGTCGCCAGCGGTGGCGCCGCGGACCGCGCCGGCGGTGGCGGTTCGGCCGACCTCTCCGGGGACACGGCGCGCGCCGGCGGCTCACGCGGGCGCGCGAACAGCGGCGGCGCCGTCGGCGGCCCGCTCAGATCGCAGGCGGACGCCGCGGCCGAGGACGCGGAGGTCTCTGGCGTCGTCGTCGGCGGCGACGGCGCGTCCTCCGCCGCGCGCGGCGACGACCGCGCCGCCGCGTACGGCCTGCGCGGCGCGCAGGCCGGCGGCGAGACGGCGCCGTGGGTCGCGGTCGGGCTCGGCGGCGCGCTGCTGCTGTGCGCCGGCGGCGGCGGACTCTTCGAATGGCGCCGACCGGAGATCACCGCATGA